From a single Phalacrocorax aristotelis chromosome 1, bGulAri2.1, whole genome shotgun sequence genomic region:
- the GPR34 gene encoding putative G-protein coupled receptor 34, giving the protein MMAAASADLLTTLPYKEVFWSNQTNVAINASEIQNNDSCPMDDNSLSLALTVFYSIIFVIGLVGNVVALFAFLCIHQKRNSIQVYLVNVAIADLLLIFCLPFRILYHVSKNTWMFGLILCKIVGTLFYMNMYISIVLLGLISLDRYVKINKSVKHPKMLSTTRSIHICCTVWAFALAGFIMVVAPSFFKSEDRNSTLCFHYRNKQDAMTEAILNYIIVVIFWIVFFLLILSYVKIAKNLLKISKKRADFPNAGKYTQTARNSFIVLIIFTICFVPYHMFRFVYITSQLQNPPCYWKEIIHKCNEVMLIFSSFNSCLDPVMYFLMSRSVRKTVFQLICRRLHGDSSFTLESTSEIKLGQYTQERLSTTTLKNSSFLKKKSLI; this is encoded by the coding sequence ATGATGGCTGCAGCTTCAGCTGATTTACTGACCACTCTGCCATACAAAGAAGTCTTCTGGAGTAACCAAACTAACGTAGCCATAAATGCCTCAGAAATTCAAAACAATGACAGTTGTCCCATGGATGACAACTCACTGTCACTTGCTTTGACAGTTTTTTACtctattatttttgtcattgGGTTGGTTGGAAATGTTGTAGCCttgtttgctttcctgtgcATTCATCAGAAAAGGAATTCTATCCAAGTTTACTTGGTAAATGTAGCCATTGCAGACCTTTTGCTGATCTTCTGTCTTCCCTTCCGAATACTCTATCATGTTTCCAAAAACACCTGGATGTTTGGACTGATTTTATGCAAGATTGTAGGAACTCTATTTTATATGAACATGTATATTAGCATAGTACTGTTGGGACTAATTAGTCTAGATCgttatgtaaaaataaataagtctgTGAAGCACCCTAAAATGTTAAGTACTACACGAAGTATACATATTTGTTGCACCGTGTGGGCATTTGCACTAGCAGGATTTATAATGGTGGTTGCACCATCTTTCTTTAAGAGTGAGGACAGAAATTCTACTCTGTGCTTTCATTACCGAAATAAACAGGACGCAATGACAGaagcaattttaaattatattattgtAGTAATTTTTTGgatagttttttttcttttgatacttTCGTATGTTAAAATTGCCAAGAACCTTCTGAAAATTTCGAAGAAAAGAGCAGATTTTCCCAATGCAGGAAAATACACCCAGACAGCAAGGAATTCCTTCATTGTACTCATTATTTTCACCATCTGTTTTGTTCCGTACCACATGTTCCGTTTTGTCTACATTACATCACAGTTACAAAATCCACCTTGTTATTGGAAGGAAATCATTCACAAATGCAATGAGGTGATGCTcatattttcatcttttaacAGCTGCTTAGACCCAGTTATGTATTTCCTAATGTCTAGAAGTGTCCGTAAGACTGTATTCCAACTTATTTGCAGAAGACTTCATGGAGATTCAAGCTTTACCCTGGaaagcacttcagaaataaaacttggaCAATATACACAAGAGCGATTATCTACTACCACTTTAAAAAACTCaagttttttaaagaagaagtCTCTGATTTGA